One genomic segment of Streptomyces sp. TLI_146 includes these proteins:
- the dnaE gene encoding DNA polymerase III subunit alpha has translation MSKPPFTHLHVHTQYSLLDGAARLKDMFDACNEMGMTHIAMSDHGNLHGAYDFFHSAKKAGVTPIIGIEAYVAPESRRNKRKIQWGQPHQKRDDVSGSGGYTHKTIWAANATGLHNLFRLSSDAYAEGWLQKWPRMDKETISQWSEGLIASTGCPSGELQTRLRLGQYEEARQAASDYQDIFGKDRYFLELMDHGIDIERRVRDDLLKIGKELGIPPLVTNDSHYTYAHEATAHDALLCIQTGKNLSDPDRFKFDGTGYYLKSTDEMYAIDASDAWQQGCANTALVAEQVDVSGMFEAKNLMPKFDIPEGYTEVTWFREETMRGMHRRFPGGIPEDRMKQVEYEMDTIISMGFPGYFLVVADFIMWAKKQGIAVGPGRGSAAGSIVAYAMGITDLDPIPHGLIFERFLNPERVSMPDVDIDFDERRRVEVIRYVTEKYGADKVAMIGTYGKIKAKNAIKDSARVLGYPYAMGDRLTKAMPADVLGKGIDLNGITDPKHPRYSEAGEIRSMYENEPDVKKVIDTAKGVEGLVRQMGVHAAGVIMSSETITEHVPVWVRHTDGVTITQWDYPSCESLGLLKMDFLGLRNLTIMDDAVKMVKSNKGIDIDLLGLPLDDPTTFELLQRGDTLGVFQFDGGPMRSLLRLMKPDNFEDISAVSALYRPGPMGMNSHTNYALRKNKQQEITPIHPELEKPLEEVLAVTYGLIVYQEQVQKAAQIIAGYSLGEADILRRVMGKKKPEELAKNFVIFEAGAKKKGFSDEAIKALWDVLVPFAGYAFNKAHSAAYGLVSYWTAYLKANYPAEYMAALLTSVKDDKDKSAVYLNECRRMGIKVLPPNVNESESNFSAQGDDVILFGLTAVRNVGQNVVDSIIKSRKAKGKYTSFPDFLDKVEAVVCNKRTVESLIKAGAFDEMKHTRKGLTAHFEPMIDNVVQVKRKEAEGQFDLFGGMGEADSDEPGFGLDVEFSDIEWEKSYLLAQEREMLGLYVSDHPLFGLEHVLSDKTDASIQQLTGGEHADGAVVTIGGIISGLQRKMTKQGNAWAIATVEDLAGSIECMFFPATYQLVSTQLVEDAVVFVKGRLDKREDIPRLVAMELMVPDLSSAGTNAPVVLTIPTVKVTPPMISRLGEILGHHKGNTEVRIKLQGPRKTTVLRLDRHRVQPDPALFGDLKVLLGPSCLAG, from the coding sequence GTGTCGAAGCCGCCGTTCACGCACCTTCACGTACACACCCAGTACTCGCTGCTGGACGGTGCCGCGCGGCTCAAGGACATGTTCGACGCGTGCAACGAGATGGGCATGACGCACATCGCGATGTCCGACCACGGCAACCTGCACGGGGCGTACGACTTCTTCCACTCGGCGAAGAAGGCGGGCGTGACGCCGATCATCGGCATCGAGGCGTATGTGGCCCCCGAGTCCCGCCGCAACAAGCGCAAGATCCAGTGGGGCCAGCCGCACCAGAAGCGCGACGACGTGTCCGGTTCGGGTGGTTATACCCACAAGACGATCTGGGCGGCCAACGCGACGGGCCTGCACAACCTCTTCCGCCTCTCCTCCGACGCGTACGCGGAGGGCTGGCTGCAGAAGTGGCCCCGGATGGACAAGGAGACCATCTCGCAGTGGTCGGAGGGCCTGATCGCCTCCACCGGCTGCCCCTCCGGCGAGCTCCAGACCCGGCTGCGCCTGGGGCAGTACGAGGAGGCCCGCCAGGCGGCCTCCGACTACCAGGACATCTTCGGCAAGGACCGGTACTTCCTGGAGCTGATGGACCACGGCATCGACATCGAGCGCCGGGTCCGCGACGACCTCCTGAAGATCGGCAAGGAGCTGGGCATCCCGCCCCTGGTCACCAACGACTCGCACTACACGTACGCGCACGAGGCCACCGCGCACGACGCGCTGCTGTGCATCCAGACCGGCAAGAACCTCTCGGACCCCGACCGCTTCAAGTTCGACGGCACCGGCTACTACCTGAAGTCGACCGACGAGATGTACGCGATCGACGCCTCGGACGCCTGGCAGCAGGGCTGCGCCAACACGGCCCTGGTCGCCGAGCAGGTCGACGTCAGCGGCATGTTCGAGGCGAAGAACCTCATGCCGAAGTTCGACATCCCCGAGGGCTACACCGAGGTCACCTGGTTCCGCGAGGAGACCATGCGCGGCATGCACCGCCGCTTCCCGGGAGGCATCCCGGAGGACCGCATGAAGCAGGTCGAGTACGAGATGGACACCATCATCTCGATGGGCTTCCCGGGCTACTTCCTCGTGGTCGCCGACTTCATCATGTGGGCCAAGAAGCAGGGCATCGCGGTCGGCCCCGGCCGAGGCTCCGCGGCCGGCTCGATCGTGGCGTACGCGATGGGCATCACCGACCTCGACCCGATCCCGCACGGGCTGATCTTCGAGCGGTTCCTCAACCCCGAGCGCGTCTCGATGCCCGATGTCGACATCGACTTCGACGAGCGCAGGCGCGTCGAGGTGATCAGGTACGTGACGGAGAAGTACGGCGCCGACAAGGTCGCCATGATCGGCACCTACGGCAAGATCAAGGCCAAGAACGCGATCAAGGACTCCGCGCGCGTCCTCGGCTACCCGTACGCGATGGGCGACCGCCTCACCAAGGCGATGCCCGCCGACGTCCTGGGCAAGGGCATCGACCTCAACGGCATCACCGACCCCAAGCACCCGCGCTACAGCGAGGCGGGCGAGATCCGCTCGATGTACGAGAACGAGCCGGACGTGAAGAAGGTCATCGACACCGCCAAGGGCGTCGAGGGCCTGGTCCGGCAGATGGGTGTGCACGCGGCCGGCGTGATCATGTCCAGCGAGACCATTACCGAGCACGTCCCGGTGTGGGTGCGCCACACCGACGGCGTGACCATCACGCAGTGGGACTACCCGAGCTGTGAGTCGCTCGGCCTGCTGAAGATGGACTTCCTGGGTCTGCGCAACCTGACGATCATGGACGACGCCGTCAAGATGGTGAAGTCCAACAAGGGGATCGACATCGATCTCCTCGGGCTGCCGCTGGACGACCCCACGACCTTCGAGCTGCTCCAGCGCGGCGACACCCTCGGCGTCTTCCAGTTCGACGGCGGGCCCATGCGGTCCCTGCTGCGGCTGATGAAGCCCGACAACTTCGAAGACATCTCCGCCGTGTCCGCGCTCTACCGCCCGGGCCCGATGGGCATGAACTCGCACACGAACTACGCGCTGCGCAAGAACAAGCAGCAGGAGATCACCCCGATCCACCCGGAGCTGGAGAAGCCCCTCGAAGAGGTCCTGGCCGTCACCTACGGCCTGATCGTCTACCAGGAGCAGGTCCAGAAGGCCGCCCAGATCATCGCCGGGTACTCGCTCGGCGAGGCCGACATCCTCCGCCGCGTGATGGGCAAGAAGAAGCCCGAGGAGCTGGCGAAGAACTTCGTCATCTTCGAGGCCGGCGCCAAGAAGAAGGGCTTCAGCGACGAGGCCATCAAGGCGCTCTGGGACGTCCTGGTCCCCTTCGCGGGCTACGCCTTCAACAAGGCGCACTCCGCGGCGTACGGCCTCGTCTCGTACTGGACCGCCTACCTCAAGGCGAACTACCCCGCCGAGTACATGGCGGCGCTGCTGACCTCGGTCAAGGACGACAAGGACAAGTCGGCGGTCTACCTCAACGAGTGCCGCCGCATGGGCATCAAGGTGCTGCCGCCCAACGTCAACGAGTCCGAGTCCAACTTCTCGGCGCAGGGCGACGACGTGATCCTGTTCGGTCTGACCGCCGTGCGCAACGTCGGTCAGAACGTGGTGGACTCGATCATCAAGTCCCGCAAGGCGAAGGGGAAGTACACCTCGTTCCCCGACTTCCTCGACAAGGTCGAGGCGGTCGTCTGCAACAAGCGGACCGTCGAGTCGCTGATCAAGGCCGGCGCCTTCGACGAGATGAAGCACACCCGCAAGGGCCTCACCGCGCACTTCGAGCCGATGATCGACAACGTGGTGCAGGTCAAGCGCAAGGAGGCCGAGGGCCAGTTCGACCTCTTCGGCGGGATGGGCGAGGCCGACTCCGACGAGCCGGGCTTCGGCCTGGACGTCGAGTTCTCCGACATCGAGTGGGAGAAGTCGTACCTGCTCGCCCAGGAGCGGGAGATGCTCGGCCTCTATGTGTCGGACCACCCGCTCTTCGGCCTGGAGCACGTGCTCTCGGACAAGACCGACGCCTCCATCCAGCAGCTCACCGGAGGTGAGCACGCGGACGGCGCGGTCGTGACCATCGGCGGCATCATCTCGGGCCTCCAGCGCAAGATGACCAAGCAGGGCAACGCCTGGGCCATCGCCACCGTCGAGGACCTGGCGGGCTCCATCGAGTGCATGTTCTTCCCGGCGACCTACCAGCTGGTGTCCACCCAGCTCGTCGAGGACGCGGTGGTGTTCGTCAAGGGCCGCCTCGACAAGCGCGAGGACATCCCGCGCCTGGTCGCGATGGAGCTGATGGTCCCGGACCTGTCGTCGGCGGGGACCAACGCGCCGGTGGTGCTCACCATCCCGACGGTGAAGGTGACCCCGCCGATGATCAGCCGCCTGGGCGAGATTCTCGGCCACCACAAGGGCAACACCGAGGTGCGGATCAAGCTCCAGGGGCCGCGCAAGACCACGGTGCTGCGGCTCGACCGGCACCGGGTCCAGCCGGACCCGGCCCTCTTCGGCGATCTGAAGGTGCTGCTCGGCCCGTCCTGCCTGGCGGGCTGA
- a CDS encoding DUF2252 domain-containing protein translates to MSVPQHTTEERGEQILAVFGTAFGELLAADPAAFRVKFRKMAASAFAFYRGTACLFYADLDQEDGGDTASGPYLDERTGRVWIHGDLHAENFGTYMDANGRLIFNVNDFDEAYVGPFTWDLKRFAASLALIGHAKALSDKQITELVRTYAAAYRERIHALATGAKGDEAPSFTLDTAEGPLLGALRSARARTRFSLLDSMTEIREYERRFREDDGSIELDAATRYKVLAAFDGYLETLPDSSLLRPDSYRVKDVVGRRGIGIGSAGLPSYNILLEGHSDALENDVVIYMKQAQTPAVSRHVTDASVRGYFQHEGHRTVISQRALQAAADPWLGWTELDGAGQLVAEVSPYAVDLDWSDIDESEQIAAVVADLGRATATMHAAADDESGHSELVPFSTERAIDAAIAADEEGFADLLVDFAHSYGARARADHQIFVDLFRNGRIPGL, encoded by the coding sequence ATGTCGGTCCCGCAGCACACCACCGAGGAGCGCGGCGAGCAGATCCTCGCCGTCTTCGGCACCGCCTTCGGCGAGCTCCTGGCCGCCGACCCGGCCGCGTTCCGGGTCAAGTTCCGCAAGATGGCGGCCTCCGCGTTCGCCTTCTACCGGGGCACGGCCTGCCTGTTCTACGCGGACCTGGACCAGGAGGACGGCGGGGACACGGCGAGCGGTCCCTACCTGGACGAGCGGACCGGCCGGGTCTGGATCCACGGCGACCTGCACGCCGAGAACTTCGGCACGTACATGGACGCCAACGGCCGGCTGATCTTCAACGTCAACGACTTCGACGAGGCGTACGTCGGCCCCTTCACCTGGGACCTCAAGCGCTTCGCCGCCTCGCTGGCCCTGATCGGCCACGCCAAGGCGCTCAGCGACAAGCAGATCACCGAGCTGGTGCGGACCTACGCCGCCGCCTACCGCGAGCGGATCCACGCGCTGGCGACCGGCGCCAAGGGCGACGAGGCGCCCTCGTTCACGCTGGACACGGCCGAGGGGCCGCTGCTCGGCGCGCTGCGCTCGGCACGCGCGCGTACGCGCTTCTCGCTGCTCGACTCGATGACCGAGATCCGCGAGTACGAGCGCCGCTTCCGCGAGGACGACGGCTCGATAGAGCTGGACGCGGCGACCCGCTACAAGGTGCTGGCCGCCTTCGACGGCTACCTGGAGACGCTGCCGGACTCCAGCCTGCTGCGGCCCGACTCGTACCGCGTCAAGGACGTCGTCGGGCGACGCGGCATCGGGATCGGCTCGGCCGGTCTGCCCTCGTACAACATCCTTCTGGAGGGCCACAGCGACGCCCTGGAGAACGATGTCGTGATCTACATGAAGCAGGCGCAGACCCCGGCGGTCTCCCGGCACGTCACCGACGCCTCGGTGCGCGGCTACTTCCAGCACGAGGGCCACCGCACGGTGATCTCGCAGCGCGCCCTCCAGGCCGCCGCCGACCCCTGGCTGGGCTGGACCGAGCTGGACGGGGCGGGCCAGCTGGTCGCCGAGGTCTCGCCGTACGCGGTGGACCTGGACTGGTCGGACATCGACGAGTCGGAGCAGATAGCGGCGGTCGTCGCCGACCTGGGCCGGGCCACCGCCACCATGCACGCGGCGGCGGACGATGAGAGCGGCCACTCGGAGTTGGTGCCGTTCTCCACCGAGCGGGCCATCGACGCGGCGATCGCGGCCGACGAGGAGGGCTTCGCGGACCTCCTGGTGGACTTCGCGCACAGCTACGGCGCCCGGGCCCGGGCCGACCACCAGATCTTCGTCGACCTGTTCCGTAACGGTCGGATTCCGGGTCTCTAG
- a CDS encoding thioredoxin domain-containing protein — protein sequence MSKRNSQANKAAARERLRLERERQAKKDKVRRQVVVAASIVGVLAIAGGVGYAVMQANKPGEWDAAKDKTLVKPANTTGDDGTTVIIGKPTAKKTLEVYEDARCPVCSVFEQQVGATVKKDVDAGKYKIQFIGATFIDNGSPGVGSKNALSALGAALNVSPEAFMEYKAQLYSAKWHPAETTDKFKNDDYLIQVADSVPALKGNAKFQQAVKEGTFDKWALTMSKKFDDSGVTATPTLKMDGKKITGANSDNAPQDPASFTAAIDKALKG from the coding sequence ATGAGCAAGCGCAACAGCCAGGCCAACAAGGCAGCCGCCCGTGAGCGGCTGCGACTGGAGCGCGAGCGCCAGGCCAAGAAGGACAAGGTGCGCCGCCAGGTGGTCGTCGCCGCCTCGATCGTCGGCGTCCTCGCGATAGCCGGCGGCGTCGGCTACGCGGTCATGCAGGCCAACAAGCCCGGCGAGTGGGACGCGGCCAAGGACAAGACCCTGGTCAAGCCCGCCAACACCACGGGCGACGACGGCACCACGGTGATCATCGGCAAGCCCACCGCCAAGAAGACCCTGGAGGTCTACGAGGACGCGCGCTGCCCGGTCTGCTCGGTGTTCGAGCAGCAGGTCGGCGCGACGGTCAAGAAGGACGTCGACGCCGGCAAGTACAAGATCCAGTTCATCGGCGCCACCTTCATCGACAACGGCAGCCCGGGGGTCGGCTCCAAGAACGCGCTCAGCGCGCTCGGCGCCGCGCTCAACGTGAGCCCCGAGGCGTTCATGGAGTACAAGGCGCAGCTCTACTCGGCGAAGTGGCACCCGGCCGAGACCACGGACAAGTTCAAGAACGACGACTACCTGATCCAGGTCGCCGACAGCGTCCCGGCTCTCAAGGGCAACGCCAAGTTCCAGCAGGCCGTCAAGGAGGGCACCTTCGACAAGTGGGCGCTCACCATGTCGAAGAAGTTCGACGACAGCGGTGTGACGGCCACGCCGACCCTCAAGATGGACGGCAAGAAGATCACCGGCGCGAACAGCGACAACGCCCCGCAGGACCCGGCCTCGTTCACCGCCGCCATCGACAAGGCGCTGAAGGGCTGA
- a CDS encoding alkaline phosphatase → MTSRFTSTPTRRTVVKAAAATAVVAAPLVAGATAAAADSAAAPAFLHGVASGDPLPDGILLWTRVTPAPDAVPGSGKGPDTEVSWEIAEDKGFSRIVAQGRTTATAASDHTVKADVRGLRPATAYWYRFAAGTALSPVGRTLTAPATDAAAANVRFGVVSCANWESGYFSAYRHLAARSDLDAVLHLGDYIYEYASGAYPEAKYVVRQHEPAHEILNLADYRTRHGKYKSDADLQAMHHAHPVIAIWDDHEFANDAWSGGAENHTPGAEGDWAARVSAAKQAYFEWMPVRPSIAGTTYRRIRYGKLADLHLLDLRSFRSQQASVGSGKVDDPERTITGRAQLDWLKSGLSASNAAWQLVGTSVMISPVAFGALPAELTAPLAELLGLPKEGIAINVDQWDGYTDDRRELLAHLVDNGIKNTVFLTGDIHMAWANDVPVKAATYPLSKSAGTEFVVTSVTSDNLDEMLHVAPHSVSLVAAAAIKAANRHVKWVDMDSHGYGVLDVDAQRSQMDYYVVSDKRKQDATSSWTRSYRTLNGSQKAERVYSPVV, encoded by the coding sequence GTGACCAGTCGATTCACCTCAACCCCCACGCGCCGCACGGTCGTCAAGGCCGCTGCCGCCACCGCTGTCGTCGCCGCACCCCTGGTGGCCGGCGCGACCGCCGCCGCCGCGGACTCCGCTGCGGCCCCCGCCTTCCTGCACGGCGTCGCCTCCGGCGACCCGCTGCCCGACGGCATCCTGCTGTGGACCCGGGTCACCCCCGCTCCCGACGCGGTGCCCGGCTCCGGCAAGGGCCCGGACACCGAGGTCTCCTGGGAGATAGCCGAGGACAAGGGCTTCTCGCGGATCGTGGCCCAGGGCCGCACCACCGCGACGGCCGCCTCCGACCACACCGTCAAGGCCGATGTGCGCGGCCTGCGCCCGGCGACCGCGTACTGGTACCGGTTCGCCGCGGGCACCGCGCTCTCCCCCGTCGGCCGTACGCTCACCGCCCCCGCCACGGACGCGGCGGCCGCCAACGTCCGCTTCGGCGTGGTCTCCTGCGCCAACTGGGAGTCCGGCTACTTCTCCGCCTACCGCCATCTCGCCGCCCGCTCCGACCTGGACGCGGTGCTGCACCTGGGCGACTACATCTACGAGTACGCCTCGGGCGCCTACCCGGAGGCGAAGTACGTCGTACGGCAGCACGAGCCGGCCCACGAGATCCTGAACCTGGCCGACTACCGCACCCGGCACGGCAAGTACAAGTCGGACGCCGACCTCCAGGCGATGCACCACGCGCACCCGGTGATCGCGATCTGGGACGACCACGAGTTCGCCAACGACGCCTGGTCGGGCGGGGCCGAGAACCACACGCCCGGCGCCGAGGGCGACTGGGCGGCGCGCGTGTCGGCCGCCAAGCAGGCGTACTTCGAGTGGATGCCGGTCCGCCCGTCCATCGCGGGCACCACCTACCGGCGCATCCGCTACGGCAAGCTGGCCGATCTGCACCTGCTCGACCTGCGCTCCTTCCGCTCCCAGCAGGCGAGCGTGGGCAGCGGCAAGGTGGACGACCCGGAGCGCACCATCACCGGCCGCGCCCAGCTGGACTGGCTCAAGTCGGGGCTCTCGGCCTCGAACGCCGCCTGGCAGCTGGTCGGCACCTCCGTGATGATCTCCCCGGTCGCCTTCGGCGCGCTGCCGGCCGAACTGACCGCGCCGCTCGCGGAGTTGCTGGGCCTGCCCAAGGAGGGCATCGCCATCAACGTCGACCAGTGGGACGGCTACACGGACGACCGCCGCGAACTCCTCGCCCACCTGGTCGACAACGGCATCAAGAACACCGTGTTCCTCACCGGCGACATCCACATGGCGTGGGCCAACGACGTCCCCGTCAAGGCGGCCACCTACCCGCTGTCGAAGTCGGCGGGCACCGAGTTCGTGGTGACGTCGGTCACCTCCGACAACCTCGACGAGATGCTCCACGTCGCCCCGCACTCCGTGTCGCTGGTGGCGGCGGCCGCGATCAAGGCCGCCAACCGCCATGTGAAGTGGGTCGACATGGACTCGCACGGCTACGGCGTCCTCGACGTCGACGCCCAGCGCTCGCAGATGGACTACTACGTGGTGTCCGACAAGCGGAAGCAGGACGCCACGTCCTCGTGGACCCGCTCGTACCGGACGCTCAACGGCAGCCAGAAGGCCGAGCGGGTCTACTCGCCGGTGGTCTGA